In one window of Echeneis naucrates chromosome 17, fEcheNa1.1, whole genome shotgun sequence DNA:
- the rpe65a gene encoding retinoid isomerohydrolase isoform X1 encodes MVSRFEHPAGGYRKIFETCEELSEPLPATVTGRIPSFLKGSLLRLGPGLFEVGDEPFYHLFDGQALMHKFDFKNGQVTYYRKFVRTDAYVRAITEKRVVITEFGTFAYPDPCKNIFSRFFSYFKGVEVTDNCLVNVYPVGEDFYAVTETNYITKVNPDTLETLKKVDMCNYININGVTAHPHIESDGTVYNIGNCMGKGATLAYNIVRIPPTQKDKSDPIEKSKVVVQFPSAERFKPSYVHSFGMSENYFVFVETPVKINLLKFLSAWSIRGSNYMDCFESNEGQGTLFHIAKKDPGEYIDLKFKGAPIGMFHHINTYEDQGFIVFDLCAWKGFEFVYNYLWLANLRANWEEVKKAAMMAPQPEVRRYVIPLDVHKEEQGKNLVSLPYTTATAVMHADGMIWLEPEVLFSGPRQAFEFPQINYNRYGGKNYTYTYGLGLNHFIPDRICKLNVKTKETWVWQEPDSYPSEPLFVQTPDGIDEDDGVLLTIVAAPGSQRPAYLLILNAKDLSEVARAEVECNIPVTFHGMYKS; translated from the exons ATGGTCAGCCG ATTTGAACACCCAGCTGGTGGCTACAGGAAGATTTTTGAGACTTGTGAGGAGCTGTCTGAGCCCCTTCCAGCAACAGTCACAG GTAGGATTCCTTCATTTCTGAAGGGAAGTCTTCTCCGTTTGGGACCCGGGCTTTTTGAGGTTGGAGATGAACCTTTCTATCACCTCTTTGATGGCCAGGCCCTCATGCACAAATTCGACTTCAAGAACGGCCAGGTCACCTACTACCGAAA GTTCGTCAGAACAGATGCTTACGTTCGAGCCATCACAGAGAAGCGTGTGGTGATCACTGAGTTTGGTACATTTGCATATCCTGATCcctgcaaaaacattttctccag gtttttttcttaCTTCAAGGGTGTTGAGGTCACAGACAACTGCCTGGTGAATGTCTACCCTGTTGGTGAGGACTTTTATGCTGTAACAGAAACCAACTACATCACTAAAGTAAACCCTGATACCTTGGAGACACTAAAGAAG GTTGATATGTGCAACTACATCAACATTAACGGAGTGACAGCCCACCCTCATATTGAGAGCGACGGTACGGTATACAACATTGGAAACTGCATGGGCAAAGGAGCAACACTGGCTTACAACATTGTCAGGATCccacccacacagaaag ACAAATCTGATCCCATCGAGAAGTCTAAGGTGGTGGTGCAGTTCCCCAGTGCTGAGAGGTTTAAGCCCTCTTATGTGCACAG CTTTGGAATGTCAGAAAACTACTTCGTCTTTGTGGAGACCCCGGTGAAGATCAACCTGCTCAAGTTCCTGAGTGCTTGGAGCATCCGAGGTTCCAACTACATGGACTGCTTTGAGTCCAATGAGGGTCAAGGA ACTTTGTTCCACATTGCCAAGAAAGACCCAGGAGAGTACATTGACCTTAAGTTCAAAGGGGCGCCCATCGGCATGTTTCACCACATCAACACCTATGAGGACCAGGGATTCATTGTTTTTGACCTGTGTGCTTGGAAAGG ATTTGAGTTTGTGTACAACTACCTGTGGCTGGCTAATCTGAGGGCCAACtgggaggaggtgaagaaagCTGCCATGATGGCGCCCCAGCCAGAGGTCCGCAGATACGTTATTCCCCTGGACGTCCACAAG GAGGAGCAGGGGAAGAACCTGGTCAGTCTGCCGTACACCACAGCCACCGCAGTGATGCATGCTGATGGGATGATCTGGCTGGAGCCTGAGGTGCTGTTCTCCGGGCCACGCCAAG CATTTGAGTTCCCTCAGATCAACTACAACAGGTATGGAGGAAAGAATTACACATACACCTATGGCCTGGGTCTGAACCACTTCATACCAGACAGG ATCTGCAAGTTGAATGTTAAGACCAAGGAGACTTGGGTATGGCAAGAGCCAGACTCCTACCCCTCAGAGCCCCTGTTTGTCCAGACACCTGACGGGATAGATGAGGATGATG GAGTCCTGTTGACCATCGTGGCGGCTCCTGGCTCCCAGAGACCAGCATATCTTCTCATCCTCAATGCCAAGGATCTGTCTGAGGTCGCCAGAGCAGAAGTTGAATGCAACATTCCTGTAACCTTTCACGGGATGTACAAATCCTAA
- the rpe65a gene encoding retinoid isomerohydrolase isoform X2: MHKFDFKNGQVTYYRKFVRTDAYVRAITEKRVVITEFGTFAYPDPCKNIFSRFFSYFKGVEVTDNCLVNVYPVGEDFYAVTETNYITKVNPDTLETLKKVDMCNYININGVTAHPHIESDGTVYNIGNCMGKGATLAYNIVRIPPTQKDKSDPIEKSKVVVQFPSAERFKPSYVHSFGMSENYFVFVETPVKINLLKFLSAWSIRGSNYMDCFESNEGQGTLFHIAKKDPGEYIDLKFKGAPIGMFHHINTYEDQGFIVFDLCAWKGFEFVYNYLWLANLRANWEEVKKAAMMAPQPEVRRYVIPLDVHKEEQGKNLVSLPYTTATAVMHADGMIWLEPEVLFSGPRQAFEFPQINYNRYGGKNYTYTYGLGLNHFIPDRICKLNVKTKETWVWQEPDSYPSEPLFVQTPDGIDEDDGVLLTIVAAPGSQRPAYLLILNAKDLSEVARAEVECNIPVTFHGMYKS, encoded by the exons ATGCACAAATTCGACTTCAAGAACGGCCAGGTCACCTACTACCGAAA GTTCGTCAGAACAGATGCTTACGTTCGAGCCATCACAGAGAAGCGTGTGGTGATCACTGAGTTTGGTACATTTGCATATCCTGATCcctgcaaaaacattttctccag gtttttttcttaCTTCAAGGGTGTTGAGGTCACAGACAACTGCCTGGTGAATGTCTACCCTGTTGGTGAGGACTTTTATGCTGTAACAGAAACCAACTACATCACTAAAGTAAACCCTGATACCTTGGAGACACTAAAGAAG GTTGATATGTGCAACTACATCAACATTAACGGAGTGACAGCCCACCCTCATATTGAGAGCGACGGTACGGTATACAACATTGGAAACTGCATGGGCAAAGGAGCAACACTGGCTTACAACATTGTCAGGATCccacccacacagaaag ACAAATCTGATCCCATCGAGAAGTCTAAGGTGGTGGTGCAGTTCCCCAGTGCTGAGAGGTTTAAGCCCTCTTATGTGCACAG CTTTGGAATGTCAGAAAACTACTTCGTCTTTGTGGAGACCCCGGTGAAGATCAACCTGCTCAAGTTCCTGAGTGCTTGGAGCATCCGAGGTTCCAACTACATGGACTGCTTTGAGTCCAATGAGGGTCAAGGA ACTTTGTTCCACATTGCCAAGAAAGACCCAGGAGAGTACATTGACCTTAAGTTCAAAGGGGCGCCCATCGGCATGTTTCACCACATCAACACCTATGAGGACCAGGGATTCATTGTTTTTGACCTGTGTGCTTGGAAAGG ATTTGAGTTTGTGTACAACTACCTGTGGCTGGCTAATCTGAGGGCCAACtgggaggaggtgaagaaagCTGCCATGATGGCGCCCCAGCCAGAGGTCCGCAGATACGTTATTCCCCTGGACGTCCACAAG GAGGAGCAGGGGAAGAACCTGGTCAGTCTGCCGTACACCACAGCCACCGCAGTGATGCATGCTGATGGGATGATCTGGCTGGAGCCTGAGGTGCTGTTCTCCGGGCCACGCCAAG CATTTGAGTTCCCTCAGATCAACTACAACAGGTATGGAGGAAAGAATTACACATACACCTATGGCCTGGGTCTGAACCACTTCATACCAGACAGG ATCTGCAAGTTGAATGTTAAGACCAAGGAGACTTGGGTATGGCAAGAGCCAGACTCCTACCCCTCAGAGCCCCTGTTTGTCCAGACACCTGACGGGATAGATGAGGATGATG GAGTCCTGTTGACCATCGTGGCGGCTCCTGGCTCCCAGAGACCAGCATATCTTCTCATCCTCAATGCCAAGGATCTGTCTGAGGTCGCCAGAGCAGAAGTTGAATGCAACATTCCTGTAACCTTTCACGGGATGTACAAATCCTAA